A genomic segment from Nocardiopsis sp. Huas11 encodes:
- a CDS encoding L-aspartate oxidase, with product MSSLTQTRLQAPEASWSVAAEVAVVGSGIAGLSTALRYVQRTEHGRVVLVTKDRLSTGSTSFAQGGIAAAMDPEDGPVAHMVDTHLAGAGLSDPYTVHVLATEGPRALRWLIGLGAEFDRGDDGSLALTREGGHRADRVAHAGGDATGAEIQRALVAAVLAEERIEVIEHALALDALHDPVTGAVRGVTLHVMGEGARDGVGAVLAPAVVLATGGMGQVFAATTNPTVSTGDGLALAARAGARLRDLEFIQFHPTVLWLGPESRGRQPLISEALRGEGAYVVDGRGRRIMEGVHELGDLAPRDVVARTIARTMAEQDTDHVYLETRHFGEATWRRRFPTILASCRSHGVDPLSQPIPVAPAAHYASGGAEVDIDGRTSVPGLWAVGEVARTGVHGANRLASNSLLEGLVYADRIAARLAEAPEPAPSAAVTVGASVPLVDAASSGRVRTLMSRHAGVLRTGEGLAALAEELDAVAAAGSADGGAAVAPGTDAWEATNLLTVARLVAAAARHRTESRGSHQRADHPEPRPELRIRPAVVRLEGNTPVTTDEDWTPSLPPELVAELDAITFPLADWRGRGSAAVPGDEPRAEFTLPYTSPHQSHVDVVRRALAEDLTAGPRIDVTTVATTPADQVRTAHVVARADGTVSGLPLAELTFWLVADGALEVHRPVADGDAVKRGDVLMTVTARTRDLLTAERTALNLLTHMSGIATATRTWVDAVAGTGAAVRDSRKTRPGLRALDKYAVRCGGGVNHRYGLSDAGLVKDNHVVAAGGVGAAVRAIRERFPDLPLEVEVDRLDQIEDALAAGAEEILLDNFTVDRLTAAVELVAGRARLESSGGLTLDVAADVARTGVDYLAVGALTHSSPALDIALDLL from the coding sequence ATGAGTTCACTCACCCAGACGCGGCTCCAGGCACCGGAGGCCTCATGGTCGGTCGCCGCCGAGGTCGCGGTCGTCGGCTCCGGCATCGCCGGCCTGAGCACGGCCCTGCGCTACGTCCAGCGCACCGAGCACGGCCGGGTCGTGCTCGTCACCAAGGACCGCCTGTCCACCGGGTCCACCAGCTTCGCCCAGGGCGGGATCGCCGCCGCCATGGACCCCGAGGACGGCCCCGTCGCCCACATGGTCGACACCCACCTGGCCGGGGCGGGCCTGTCCGACCCCTACACCGTCCATGTCCTGGCCACCGAGGGGCCCCGGGCCCTGCGGTGGCTCATCGGGCTCGGCGCCGAGTTCGACCGCGGTGACGACGGCTCGCTCGCACTGACCCGGGAGGGCGGCCACCGCGCCGACCGGGTCGCCCACGCGGGCGGCGACGCCACCGGCGCGGAGATCCAGCGCGCCCTCGTGGCCGCCGTCCTGGCCGAGGAGCGCATCGAGGTCATCGAGCACGCCCTGGCCCTCGACGCCCTGCACGACCCCGTCACCGGGGCGGTCCGCGGCGTCACCCTGCACGTGATGGGGGAGGGCGCCCGCGACGGCGTGGGCGCGGTCCTGGCCCCCGCGGTGGTCCTGGCCACCGGCGGCATGGGCCAGGTGTTCGCGGCGACCACCAACCCGACGGTCTCCACCGGCGACGGCCTGGCCCTGGCGGCGCGCGCCGGAGCACGCCTGCGCGACCTGGAGTTCATCCAGTTCCACCCCACCGTCCTCTGGCTCGGCCCGGAGTCCCGGGGACGGCAGCCGCTCATCTCCGAGGCGCTGCGCGGCGAGGGCGCCTACGTGGTGGACGGGCGGGGTCGCCGCATCATGGAGGGCGTGCACGAGCTCGGCGACCTCGCGCCCCGCGACGTCGTGGCCCGCACGATCGCCCGCACCATGGCCGAGCAGGACACCGACCACGTCTACCTGGAGACCCGCCACTTCGGCGAGGCCACCTGGCGGCGGCGCTTCCCCACGATCCTGGCCTCGTGCCGGAGCCACGGCGTGGATCCGCTCTCGCAGCCCATCCCCGTGGCGCCGGCCGCCCACTACGCCTCCGGCGGCGCCGAGGTGGACATCGACGGCCGCACCAGCGTCCCCGGCCTGTGGGCGGTGGGCGAGGTCGCCCGGACCGGCGTGCACGGCGCCAACCGCCTGGCCTCCAACTCCCTCCTGGAGGGACTGGTCTACGCCGACCGGATCGCCGCCCGCTTGGCGGAGGCGCCCGAGCCGGCGCCGAGCGCGGCGGTGACCGTCGGCGCGTCCGTGCCGCTGGTCGACGCCGCCTCCTCCGGCCGCGTCCGCACCCTGATGTCGCGCCACGCCGGCGTGCTGCGGACCGGTGAGGGCCTGGCCGCGCTGGCCGAGGAACTGGACGCCGTCGCCGCGGCCGGCTCCGCCGACGGGGGCGCCGCGGTCGCGCCCGGCACCGACGCCTGGGAGGCGACCAACCTCCTCACCGTGGCCCGCCTGGTGGCCGCCGCCGCCCGCCACAGAACCGAGAGCAGAGGCTCCCACCAGCGGGCCGACCACCCCGAGCCGCGTCCCGAGCTCCGGATCCGCCCCGCCGTCGTCCGACTGGAAGGCAACACCCCCGTGACCACCGACGAGGACTGGACACCGTCCCTGCCGCCGGAGCTCGTGGCCGAGCTCGACGCGATCACCTTCCCCCTGGCCGACTGGCGGGGCCGGGGGAGCGCCGCCGTCCCGGGCGACGAGCCCCGCGCCGAGTTCACGCTGCCCTACACCTCGCCCCACCAGTCGCACGTGGACGTGGTGCGCCGCGCCCTGGCCGAGGACCTCACCGCCGGTCCGCGCATCGACGTCACCACGGTGGCCACCACGCCCGCGGACCAGGTGCGCACCGCGCACGTGGTGGCCCGCGCCGACGGCACGGTGAGCGGTCTCCCCCTCGCCGAGCTCACGTTCTGGCTCGTCGCCGACGGCGCCCTGGAGGTGCACCGCCCGGTCGCCGACGGCGACGCGGTCAAGCGCGGCGACGTGCTCATGACCGTCACCGCCCGCACGCGCGACCTGCTGACCGCCGAGCGCACCGCCCTCAACCTGCTCACCCACATGTCCGGCATCGCCACGGCCACGCGGACCTGGGTCGACGCGGTCGCCGGCACGGGCGCCGCGGTCCGCGACAGCCGCAAGACCCGGCCCGGCCTGCGCGCACTGGACAAGTACGCCGTCCGCTGCGGCGGCGGCGTCAACCACCGCTACGGCCTCAGCGACGCGGGGCTCGTCAAGGACAACCACGTCGTGGCCGCGGGCGGGGTCGGGGCGGCGGTGCGCGCCATCCGCGAGCGCTTCCCCGACCTGCCCCTGGAGGTCGAGGTCGACCGGCTGGACCAGATCGAGGACGCGCTGGCCGCCGGGGCCGAGGAGATCCTGCTGGACAACTTCACCGTCGACCGACTCACCGCCGCCGTGGAGCTGGTCGCCGGGCGGGCCCGGCTGGAGTCCTCGGGCGGACTGACCCTGGACGTGGCCGCCGACGTGGCCCGGACCGGTGTCGACTACCTGGCCGTCGGCGCACTCACACATTCCAGTCCGGCACTGGATATCGCCCTCGACCTGTTGTGA
- a CDS encoding type III pantothenate kinase: protein MLLAIDVGNSETVFGLFEAEELLEHWRVGTDTRRTADEWSVVLRGLLDGRTTGGTEDIDGIAMCCSVPSVQHEMRDMFRRHFGDVQAVIVEPGVKTGVPIRMDNPKEVGSDRIINALAANNIYGGPAVVVDFGTATTFDAVSVKGEYVGGAIAPGIDISVDALSRRGAQLHMVEIVRPRSAIAKNTTEALRSGIVFGFAGQVDGIVDRMVAELTTVPDDVTVVATGGLASTVIGECETVDVHEPWLTLIGLRLVFERNAG, encoded by the coding sequence ATGCTGCTCGCGATCGATGTCGGTAACTCCGAGACGGTCTTCGGCCTGTTCGAGGCCGAGGAGCTACTCGAACACTGGAGGGTGGGCACCGACACCAGACGTACCGCCGACGAGTGGTCCGTGGTCCTGCGCGGGCTCCTCGACGGGCGCACGACGGGCGGCACGGAGGACATCGACGGCATCGCCATGTGCTGCTCGGTGCCCTCGGTCCAGCACGAGATGCGGGACATGTTCCGCCGCCACTTCGGCGACGTGCAGGCCGTGATCGTGGAGCCCGGGGTCAAGACCGGGGTGCCGATCCGGATGGACAACCCCAAGGAGGTCGGCAGCGACCGGATCATCAACGCGCTGGCCGCCAACAACATCTACGGCGGTCCGGCGGTGGTGGTGGACTTCGGCACCGCGACGACCTTCGACGCGGTCAGCGTCAAGGGGGAGTACGTCGGCGGCGCGATCGCGCCGGGCATCGACATCTCCGTGGACGCGCTGTCCCGGCGGGGCGCCCAGCTGCACATGGTGGAGATCGTCCGGCCGCGGTCGGCGATCGCCAAGAACACCACCGAGGCCCTGCGCTCGGGCATCGTGTTCGGGTTCGCGGGCCAGGTGGACGGGATCGTGGACCGGATGGTCGCGGAGCTGACCACGGTTCCGGACGACGTCACGGTCGTGGCCACGGGCGGTCTGGCGTCCACGGTGATCGGCGAGTGCGAGACCGTGGACGTCCACGAGCCGTGGCTGACCCTCATCGGCCTGCGCCTGGTCTTCGAGCGCAACGCCGGCTGA
- a CDS encoding cation diffusion facilitator family transporter → MSVEGSTRAVVMALGANMGIAVTKFVAFGLTGSSAMLAEGIHSVADSGNQGLLLLGGKRARRDATPEHPFGYGRERYIYAFLVSIVLFSLGGLFALYEAWHKLSDPHPITEWQWVPIVVLVVAIGLESFAMRTAIKESNAVRGNASWVDFIRRSKSPELPVILLEDAGALIGLVFALFGVSLTLITGNGVWDGLGTAAIGVLLVVIAIVLAVEMKSLLIGESATREHVRQIEAAIIGVDDINGIIHMRTLHIGPEELLVAAKIAIDAEDDAPRIARAIDTAEDRIRAAVPIARMIYLEPDLLREERSEPSATAGPA, encoded by the coding sequence GTGAGCGTTGAGGGAAGTACGAGGGCCGTCGTCATGGCCCTGGGGGCGAACATGGGGATCGCCGTCACCAAGTTCGTCGCCTTCGGACTGACCGGATCCTCCGCGATGCTCGCCGAGGGCATCCACTCGGTCGCCGACTCCGGCAACCAGGGGCTGCTGCTGCTCGGGGGGAAGCGGGCCCGGCGCGACGCCACTCCCGAGCACCCGTTCGGCTACGGCCGCGAGCGCTACATCTACGCCTTCCTGGTCTCCATCGTGCTGTTCAGCCTCGGCGGCCTGTTCGCCCTGTACGAGGCCTGGCACAAGCTCTCCGACCCGCACCCGATCACGGAGTGGCAGTGGGTCCCGATCGTCGTGCTCGTCGTGGCGATCGGCCTGGAGTCCTTCGCCATGCGCACCGCCATCAAGGAGTCCAACGCGGTCCGCGGCAACGCGTCGTGGGTCGACTTCATCCGCCGCTCGAAGTCCCCGGAGCTGCCGGTCATCCTGCTGGAGGACGCCGGCGCGCTCATCGGTCTCGTCTTCGCCCTGTTCGGCGTCAGCCTCACCCTCATCACCGGCAACGGCGTCTGGGACGGCCTGGGCACCGCGGCCATCGGCGTCCTGCTCGTGGTGATCGCGATCGTGCTCGCCGTGGAGATGAAGAGCCTGCTCATCGGTGAGTCCGCCACCCGCGAGCACGTGCGCCAGATCGAGGCCGCGATCATCGGGGTGGACGACATCAACGGCATCATCCACATGCGCACGCTGCACATCGGCCCGGAGGAGCTGCTGGTCGCGGCCAAGATCGCGATCGACGCCGAGGACGACGCGCCGCGCATCGCCCGCGCGATCGACACGGCCGAGGACCGCATCCGGGCCGCCGTGCCCATCGCCCGGATGATCTACCTCGAACCCGACCTGCTGCGGGAGGAGCGCTCCGAGCCGTCCGCCACGGCCGGCCCCGCCTAG
- the lysX gene encoding bifunctional lysylphosphatidylglycerol synthetase/lysine--tRNA ligase LysX codes for MNDTHDDTYDDLPEQMRVRRQKLDRLREEGIDPFPVTFPRTTSIGAVRDKHEGLEPDTRTGVEVSVAGRVMLYRTGGKLCFATLRDETGDLQVMLSLDRVGQERLDAWKADIDLGDHVGVEGEVITSRRGELSIMVTSWTLTAKCLRPLPEKHKGLTDPEARVRQRYVDLIVNPESQQMVRRRSAAIRALRDGLGSRDYIEVETPMLMRVHGGATARPFVTRINAYDMDLYLRIAPELSLKRLVVGGLEKVFEINRNFRNEGADSTHNPEFTMLEFYEAYADYNVMADVTRELVQDAARAVFGSTVVERDGQTFDLGGEWPRVTLYGVVSEALGAEVTPRTPIEEVRRLAEAKEVEFDHAWGQGKLVEHVFEELVEHTLVQPTFVCDFPVETSPLTRQHREDPLLTEKWDLIGFGMELGTGYSELVDPVEQRRRLTEQSLMAAEGDPEAMQLDEDFLRALEYGMPPSGGVGLGIDRLLMAFTGKNIRETVLFPIVKPSGD; via the coding sequence GTGAACGACACGCACGACGACACCTACGACGACCTGCCCGAACAGATGCGGGTCCGGCGCCAGAAGCTGGACCGGCTACGGGAGGAGGGTATCGACCCCTTCCCCGTGACCTTCCCGCGGACCACGTCGATCGGTGCCGTGCGAGACAAACACGAGGGCCTGGAACCGGACACCCGCACGGGTGTGGAGGTCTCCGTGGCCGGCCGCGTCATGCTCTACCGCACCGGCGGCAAGCTCTGCTTCGCGACGCTGCGCGACGAGACCGGCGACCTCCAGGTCATGCTGTCCCTGGACCGCGTGGGCCAGGAGCGCCTGGACGCGTGGAAGGCCGACATCGACCTCGGCGACCACGTCGGCGTCGAGGGCGAGGTCATCACCTCGCGGCGCGGTGAGCTGTCCATCATGGTCACCTCCTGGACGCTGACGGCCAAGTGCCTGCGGCCCCTCCCGGAGAAGCACAAGGGCCTCACCGACCCCGAGGCCCGGGTCCGGCAGCGCTACGTGGACCTGATCGTCAACCCGGAGTCCCAGCAGATGGTCCGCCGCCGCTCGGCCGCCATCCGCGCGCTCCGGGACGGCCTCGGCTCGCGCGACTACATCGAGGTCGAGACCCCGATGCTGATGCGCGTGCACGGCGGCGCCACGGCGCGGCCGTTCGTCACCCGCATCAACGCCTACGACATGGACCTGTACCTGCGCATCGCCCCCGAACTGTCGCTCAAGCGGCTGGTGGTGGGCGGTCTGGAGAAGGTCTTCGAGATCAACCGGAACTTCCGCAACGAGGGCGCGGACTCCACGCACAACCCCGAGTTCACGATGCTGGAGTTCTACGAGGCCTACGCCGACTACAACGTCATGGCGGACGTGACCCGCGAGCTCGTCCAGGACGCCGCGCGGGCGGTCTTCGGCTCCACCGTCGTGGAGCGCGACGGCCAGACGTTCGACCTGGGCGGGGAGTGGCCGCGGGTCACCCTCTACGGCGTCGTCTCCGAGGCGCTCGGCGCGGAGGTCACGCCGCGCACCCCGATCGAGGAGGTGCGCCGGCTGGCCGAGGCCAAGGAGGTGGAGTTCGACCACGCCTGGGGCCAGGGCAAGCTGGTCGAGCACGTCTTCGAGGAGCTGGTCGAGCACACGCTCGTGCAGCCCACGTTCGTGTGCGACTTCCCCGTGGAGACGAGCCCGCTGACGCGCCAGCACCGCGAGGACCCGCTGCTGACCGAGAAGTGGGACCTCATCGGCTTCGGCATGGAGCTGGGTACGGGCTACTCCGAGCTGGTCGACCCGGTCGAGCAGCGACGGCGCCTGACCGAGCAGTCGCTGATGGCGGCCGAGGGCGACCCCGAGGCCATGCAGCTGGACGAGGACTTCCTACGGGCCCTGGAGTACGGGATGCCGCCGAGCGGCGGAGTCGGGCTCGGCATCGACCGCCTGCTGATGGCCTTCACGGGCAAGAACATTCGGGAAACTGTCCTTTTCCCGATCGTGAAGCCCTCGGGGGACTAG
- a CDS encoding LuxR family transcriptional regulator — translation MEQATLVRRTVEDHRESVVPLQARSRETSLSGTYAPVELGHEDLELLAEIATGVTTEVAARHLELSARTLRRRIRNICDMLGVNTPIEAVVWAARRQLI, via the coding sequence GTGGAACAGGCCACACTCGTACGTCGTACCGTCGAGGACCACCGGGAGAGCGTGGTCCCCCTGCAGGCCAGGTCTCGCGAGACCTCGCTCTCCGGCACGTACGCGCCGGTCGAGCTGGGTCACGAGGACCTGGAGTTGCTCGCCGAGATCGCCACCGGTGTCACCACCGAGGTGGCGGCACGGCATCTCGAGCTCAGCGCGCGGACACTGCGCCGCCGCATTCGCAACATCTGCGACATGCTCGGAGTCAACACACCCATCGAAGCGGTCGTCTGGGCCGCTCGGCGCCAGCTGATCTGA
- a CDS encoding amino-acid N-acetyltransferase has product MPVRHVRVRRARTSDVAHIRRLVDTYTVDRRVLSKSTVNLYEDIQEFWVAEAQGEESERRVVGCGALHVLWEDLAEVRTVAVDPSLRGFGVGHRIVAALLDTARVLGVSRVFCLTFETGFFAKHGFAPIQGTPVSPRVYEELLRSYDEGVAEFLDLERVKPNTLGNTRMLVYLDGSPGS; this is encoded by the coding sequence ATGCCCGTTCGTCATGTTCGGGTGCGTCGCGCGCGTACGAGCGACGTCGCCCACATCCGCCGCCTCGTCGACACCTATACGGTCGACCGCCGTGTCCTTTCCAAGAGCACGGTCAACCTCTATGAGGACATCCAGGAGTTCTGGGTGGCGGAGGCGCAGGGCGAGGAATCCGAGCGACGTGTGGTGGGCTGCGGAGCCCTGCACGTGCTCTGGGAGGACCTCGCCGAGGTGCGCACCGTGGCCGTGGACCCCTCCCTGCGCGGCTTCGGGGTCGGCCACCGTATCGTCGCCGCACTGCTCGACACCGCCCGCGTACTCGGTGTGAGCCGTGTGTTCTGTCTGACATTCGAGACTGGATTCTTCGCCAAACACGGCTTTGCGCCGATCCAGGGCACACCCGTCTCACCCCGTGTCTACGAGGAACTCCTGCGTTCCTATGACGAGGGCGTGGCGGAATTCCTGGACCTGGAGCGGGTTAAGCCCAACACGCTCGGGAACACGAGGATGCTCGTGTACCTGGACGGGAGCCCGGGCTCGTAA
- a CDS encoding Lsr2 family protein has product MAQKVQVFLVDDLDGGEAEETVTFGLDGSVYEIDLSAGNAAKLREALTPFVEAARKAPAKASRGTARRGSRNAPSRERSAEIRAWAKAAGKPVNERGRIPAAIVAEYEAVKG; this is encoded by the coding sequence ATGGCACAGAAGGTCCAGGTTTTCCTGGTCGACGACCTCGACGGCGGCGAGGCCGAGGAGACGGTGACGTTCGGTCTGGACGGCTCCGTGTACGAAATCGACCTGAGCGCGGGTAATGCTGCCAAGCTCCGCGAGGCCCTTACTCCGTTCGTCGAGGCGGCCCGCAAGGCTCCCGCCAAGGCCTCCCGTGGCACCGCCCGCCGCGGCAGCCGGAATGCGCCCAGCCGTGAGCGCAGCGCGGAGATTCGTGCGTGGGCCAAGGCCGCCGGCAAGCCGGTCAATGAGCGTGGCCGTATCCCCGCGGCGATCGTCGCCGAATATGAGGCCGTCAAGGGTTAG
- a CDS encoding ATP-dependent Clp protease ATP-binding subunit, giving the protein MFERFTDRARRVVVLAQEEARMLNHNYIGTEHILLGLIHEGEGVAAKALESLGISLEAVRQQVEEIIGQGQQAPSGHIPFTPRAKKVLELSLREALQLGHNYIGTEHILLGLIREGEGVAAQVLVKLGADLNRVRQQVIQLLHGYQGKEPQATGASSESTPSTSLVLDQFGRNLTQAARESKLDPVIGRDKEIERVMQVLSRRTKNNPVLIGEPGVGKTAVVEGLAQKIVKGEIPETLKDKQLYTLDLGALVAGSRYRGDFEERLKKVLKEIRTRGDIILFIDELHTLVGAGAAEGAIDAASILKPMLARGELQTIGATTLDEYRKYLEKDAALERRFQPIQVDEPTITHAIEILKGLRDRYEAHHRVSITDSALVAAAQLADRYISDRFLPDKAIDLIDEAGSRMRIRRMTAPPDLREFDEKIAGVRRDKESAIDAQDFEKAASLRDDEKQLLNKKAQREKEWKAGDMDVVAEVDEELIAEVLAASTGIPVFKLTEEESSRLLRMEDELHRRVIGQEDAIKALSQAIRRTRAGLKDPKRPGGSFIFAGPSGVGKTELSKTLAEFLFGDEDALIQLDMSEFMEKHTVSRLFGSPPGYVGYEEGGQLTEKVRRKPFSVVLFDEIEKAHNDIFNSLLQVLEEGRLTDAQGRIVDFKNTVIIMTTNLGTRDISKGQAMGFAKEDDANTNYERMKAKVSEELKTNFRPEFLNRVDDIIVFHQLTEKEIFEIVDLMITGLDGRLKEKDMGIELRPAAKKVLAERGFDPVLGARPLRRTIQREIEDQLSEKILFGDIKAGQIIVIDAEGEGTDAKFTFKGVPKPAEVPDTPAVEESAAGKSE; this is encoded by the coding sequence ATGTTCGAGAGGTTTACCGACCGCGCGCGGCGAGTGGTGGTTCTGGCCCAGGAAGAGGCCAGGATGCTCAACCACAACTACATCGGTACGGAGCACATCCTGCTCGGCCTCATCCACGAGGGTGAGGGCGTCGCCGCCAAGGCCCTCGAGAGCCTTGGCATCAGCCTCGAAGCGGTTCGGCAGCAGGTTGAGGAGATCATCGGCCAGGGCCAGCAGGCGCCGTCCGGGCACATCCCGTTCACTCCGCGTGCCAAGAAGGTCCTGGAGCTGTCGCTGCGCGAGGCACTGCAGCTCGGCCACAACTACATCGGGACCGAGCACATCCTGCTCGGCCTCATCCGCGAGGGCGAGGGCGTGGCCGCCCAGGTCCTCGTGAAGCTCGGCGCCGACCTGAACCGGGTCCGCCAGCAGGTCATCCAGTTGCTCCATGGCTACCAGGGCAAGGAGCCGCAGGCGACCGGCGCCTCCTCGGAGTCCACTCCGTCGACGTCGCTGGTGCTGGACCAGTTCGGCCGCAACCTGACCCAGGCCGCCCGGGAGAGCAAGCTCGACCCGGTCATCGGCCGGGACAAGGAAATCGAGCGCGTCATGCAGGTGCTCTCGCGGCGGACCAAGAACAACCCGGTCCTCATCGGTGAGCCCGGCGTCGGCAAGACCGCGGTCGTCGAGGGCCTGGCCCAGAAGATCGTCAAGGGTGAGATCCCCGAGACGCTCAAGGACAAGCAGCTGTACACGCTGGACCTGGGCGCCCTGGTCGCCGGCAGCCGTTACCGCGGTGACTTCGAGGAGCGCCTCAAGAAGGTGCTCAAGGAGATCCGCACGCGCGGCGACATCATCCTGTTCATCGACGAGCTGCACACGCTGGTCGGAGCGGGCGCCGCGGAGGGCGCGATAGACGCCGCCTCGATCCTCAAGCCCATGCTGGCCCGAGGCGAGCTGCAGACCATCGGCGCGACCACGCTGGACGAGTACCGCAAGTACCTGGAGAAGGACGCCGCCCTGGAGCGGCGCTTCCAGCCGATCCAGGTGGACGAGCCGACGATCACGCACGCCATCGAGATCCTCAAGGGTCTGCGCGACCGGTACGAGGCCCACCACCGGGTCTCCATCACCGACAGCGCGCTGGTGGCCGCCGCGCAGCTGGCCGACCGCTACATCAGCGACCGGTTCCTGCCGGACAAGGCCATCGACCTGATCGACGAGGCCGGCTCGCGGATGCGCATCCGCCGGATGACCGCGCCGCCGGACCTGCGCGAGTTCGACGAGAAGATCGCGGGCGTGCGCCGCGACAAGGAGTCGGCGATCGACGCGCAGGACTTCGAGAAGGCCGCGTCGCTGCGTGACGACGAGAAGCAGCTGCTGAACAAGAAGGCGCAGCGGGAGAAGGAGTGGAAGGCCGGCGACATGGACGTCGTGGCCGAGGTGGACGAGGAGCTCATCGCCGAGGTCCTGGCCGCCTCCACCGGCATCCCGGTCTTCAAGCTCACCGAGGAGGAGAGCTCCCGGCTGCTGCGCATGGAGGACGAGCTGCACCGGCGGGTCATCGGCCAGGAGGACGCCATCAAGGCGCTCTCGCAGGCGATCCGCCGTACCCGCGCCGGTCTGAAGGACCCCAAGCGCCCGGGTGGTTCGTTCATCTTCGCCGGTCCGTCCGGTGTCGGTAAGACCGAGCTGTCCAAGACGCTGGCCGAGTTCCTGTTCGGGGACGAGGACGCGCTGATCCAGCTGGACATGTCCGAGTTCATGGAGAAGCACACCGTCTCGCGGCTGTTCGGCTCCCCGCCCGGATACGTCGGCTACGAGGAGGGCGGCCAGCTCACCGAGAAGGTGCGCCGCAAGCCGTTCTCCGTGGTCCTGTTCGACGAGATCGAAAAGGCCCACAACGACATCTTCAACTCGCTCCTGCAGGTGCTGGAGGAAGGTCGTCTCACCGATGCCCAGGGTCGCATCGTCGACTTCAAGAACACGGTCATCATCATGACGACCAACCTGGGTACGCGGGACATCTCCAAGGGCCAGGCCATGGGCTTCGCCAAGGAGGACGACGCCAACACCAACTACGAGCGGATGAAGGCGAAGGTCAGCGAGGAGCTCAAGACCAACTTCCGGCCCGAGTTCCTCAACCGTGTGGACGACATCATCGTCTTCCACCAGCTGACGGAGAAGGAGATCTTCGAGATCGTCGACCTGATGATCACGGGGCTCGACGGACGCCTCAAGGAGAAGGACATGGGGATCGAGCTGCGCCCCGCCGCCAAGAAGGTGCTGGCGGAGCGCGGGTTCGACCCGGTCCTGGGCGCGCGGCCGCTGCGTCGCACGATCCAGCGGGAGATCGAGGACCAGCTGTCGGAGAAGATCCTCTTCGGCGACATCAAGGCCGGTCAGATCATCGTGATCGACGCCGAGGGCGAGGGCACGGACGCCAAGTTCACCTTCAAGGGTGTGCCGAAGCCGGCCGAGGTCCCGGACACGCCCGCGGTCGAGGAGTCGGCCGCAGGCAAGAGCGAGTAG
- a CDS encoding DUF3105 domain-containing protein, producing the protein MTSPQEPHPQGPQEPGPQQPGPPSGPQGPFQGGPAPDAPYGDPRYGAQHGGPQHGAPQYGGAQYGGAPAGGAPQGQYGPGGGGPHGGPPQGPYGPYAQPPAPKKGKGGLIALVVGGVVLLLLLMVGGVVAFVLTRGGGAALPGGELEGVRFYGELSKDHVEPGETVDYDGNLPPVGGDHYPTWQDCGVYDAPLRAEFGVHSLEHGAVWIGYDPALPESDVQALADLYSPGDYLLISPMEGVETQLVASAWEVQLPLDGVDDPRLPRFLAEYTQGERTPEPGAPCSGGYAGSAADFEAGQ; encoded by the coding sequence ATGACCTCACCTCAGGAACCCCACCCCCAGGGGCCCCAGGAGCCCGGCCCCCAGCAGCCCGGTCCCCCCAGCGGGCCACAGGGCCCCTTCCAGGGCGGCCCGGCCCCCGACGCGCCGTACGGCGACCCGCGGTACGGCGCGCAGCACGGCGGCCCGCAGCACGGCGCCCCGCAGTACGGGGGAGCACAGTACGGCGGAGCGCCCGCCGGAGGGGCCCCGCAGGGCCAGTACGGCCCCGGGGGCGGCGGACCCCACGGCGGACCGCCGCAGGGTCCCTACGGCCCCTACGCGCAGCCGCCCGCCCCGAAGAAGGGCAAGGGCGGCCTCATCGCCCTCGTCGTCGGCGGGGTGGTCCTGCTCCTGCTCCTCATGGTGGGCGGGGTCGTCGCGTTCGTCCTGACGCGCGGGGGCGGAGCCGCCCTCCCGGGCGGGGAGCTCGAGGGGGTCCGGTTCTACGGCGAGCTGTCCAAGGACCACGTCGAGCCGGGTGAGACGGTCGACTACGACGGGAACCTTCCGCCGGTGGGCGGGGACCACTACCCGACCTGGCAGGACTGCGGCGTCTACGACGCGCCGCTGCGCGCGGAGTTCGGGGTGCACTCACTGGAGCACGGCGCCGTGTGGATCGGCTACGACCCGGCGCTTCCGGAGTCCGACGTCCAGGCGCTGGCCGACCTCTACTCGCCCGGGGACTACCTGCTGATCAGCCCGATGGAGGGCGTGGAGACCCAGTTGGTCGCCTCCGCCTGGGAGGTCCAGCTCCCCCTGGACGGCGTCGACGACCCGCGGCTGCCCCGGTTCCTGGCGGAGTACACGCAGGGGGAGCGGACCCCCGAACCGGGCGCACCGTGCAGCGGCGGCTACGCCGGGAGCGCGGCCGACTTCGAGGCCGGCCAGTAG